One region of Phragmites australis chromosome 18, lpPhrAust1.1, whole genome shotgun sequence genomic DNA includes:
- the LOC133898543 gene encoding agamous-like MADS-box protein AGL62, with the protein MGRQQNEIMPFKNKEAHQVYFSMRRQGLFKKASELSILCGAIAGRPLSFGHLSIETVIDHFLTSGSPNGPASGGASNDSGGVTNTVHQLNEKYSELQQFLETEKKRK; encoded by the coding sequence ATGGGAAGGCAACAGAATGAGAtcatgcccttcaagaataaGGAAGCACATCAGGTATACTTCTCCATGCGCCGCCAAGGCCTGTTTAAGAAAGCTAGTGAACTTTCCATTCTGTGTGGTGCAATTGCTGGTAGACCGTTGTCCTTTGGCCATCTCTCCATTGAGACTGTTATTGACCACTTCCTCACTTCGGGCAGTCCTAATGGCCCTGCTTCGGGTGGTGCAAGCAATGATAGTGGTGGGGTGACAAACACTGTGCATCAGTTGAATGAGAAGTACTCAGAGTTGCAACAGTTTTTGGAGACTGAGAAGAAGAGAAAGTAG